The following proteins are co-located in the Thermostichus vulcanus str. 'Rupite' genome:
- the psb35 gene encoding photosystem II assembly protein Psb35, whose protein sequence is MTDGSASVALAQRAVSTLILYELMMTDNPFLLYVGVMVAGLVAAVAVGSMAFFNSKRPAGWEGAGRPRYVPQYGQDSETPPEWEIGWTEKAERWNGRLAMLGFVISIAVEATVG, encoded by the coding sequence GTGACTGACGGTTCCGCTAGCGTGGCCTTGGCGCAAAGGGCTGTGTCCACACTCATCCTTTATGAGCTGATGATGACTGACAATCCCTTCCTTCTCTACGTTGGTGTAATGGTGGCCGGTCTAGTGGCTGCTGTTGCAGTTGGTTCGATGGCCTTCTTCAATTCCAAGCGCCCCGCTGGTTGGGAGGGTGCCGGACGCCCGCGATACGTGCCTCAGTACGGCCAAGACAGCGAAACACCGCCTGAATGGGAAATTGGCTGGACTGAAAAGGCGGAGCGCTGGAATGGACGGCTAGCGATGTTGGGGTTTGTCATCAGCATTGCTGTTGAAGCTACTGTTGGCCA